In Fimbriimonadaceae bacterium, the genomic window AGCGGCGAGCCCTCCATCGATCCGGATCGGTCGATCACCAAGCAGAGGTTGACCGCCGTGCGCGGACCGGCATCGCCGACTCCGGGCAGGGCATTGCCGCTGCCGGCGGTGACTTCGATAAGGAACTGTTCACGAGCGGGGCCGTTGGCAAGGGTGGCTTCCCGGCTCGGGGTCACCGCAACGCTCAGGCTCGGTTCCCCGGGAAGCGACGCTGCCGCCATCGCCGTCGTGCGCGCCGGATCGAAACCGGTCATGGCTTGGGTGCGGTTTGGGTCTCCAACCGGGGCACCGAGTACGGTTTTATTGGGGTCGTTGTTCAAGGCGCCACTTCCACGCGAAACTGGGTCAGGCCGATCTGCACGATGTCTCCCATTTTGAGCGAACTCGTGGAAATCTTTTGGCCATTGACGGTTGTGCCGTTGGTGCTTCCCAAATCGGTAACGCTGAGACCGCTTGGTCCAACGGCAAAGTTCGCATGCCGCCGGCTTGCCATCGAGTCAAACGTGAGGGCGAGTCCAGAGCCCTCTCGGCCGACCTCTAGTGTCCGGCGAATCTCGACCCTCTGCCCGGCGATGGGCCCGCTGGTAGCGAGAAGGACGGCTGCTTGGCCGGCGGGTTGGGACATGGGTTGGGCCATGACCGTCGGCTGGCCAGTCGAAAAGACGGTGGTCGCCTGCATCGTGGGGGCCGTGGGTCCGACGGGAACGCCCTGCGGCATGTTCGGCAAGCTGGACGGCTCGAAACGCTGAGGAGTGGCAGTTCTTGCCGGTCTCGCTCCTTTCGTCATAAACTGGAGATTGAAGCTCGCGACCTGAATCAAGTCGCCCGGCTGCAGAAGAGCTTGCTGCACCCGCATTCCGTTTACGCCCACGCCGATCGGGCTACCATGATCGTACAAAACGTAGCTACCGCCTTGGCGAACGATGCTGGCGTGAGCCGGGACGATGTTGTCATCGCCGAACAACGGGACGTGGGCGTTCTCGCTGCGGCCGATCCACGACTGGACGGCGTCAAGGGGATAGTCCTTGCCCTCGTTTCGGCCAAGCAGGACTCGCACCCAAGCTTGCCGGGTCAGCGCTTCGACGATTCCGATCAGCAGTCCGATCCCAGCTCCGGTGCAGATCAGACCGACGAGTCGGGAATACGTGCCGGATTCGTTTCCTCCACCAATGGCTATCTGAGCCGGACCCAGGGTGGTGCTAGTGATTTCAAAGGCCAGTCCTCCGATAGCTCCTCCAAGCAACCCCCCAACCATGCCTTGGAACCCACGGCGGGTGCTCCTGCCGACCAAGCCTTCTGCGATGCCCAGAATGCCGCCGAACAAAGACCACCCGAGACTCCTTGCGACGAGTCGGATCGGAGACGCTTCACCTCCGAGCGCCGAATAGATGCTGTTGCCGATTGAGTAACCGAGGGGGCCGGCAACCGCACCGACCACGAAGCCGTAAAGGGCTCCCTTTGCAAGATGCGTCTTTGTTCCCTGGAACCACCCGCTGACGCCACCGATGAGGCCTCCAATCGAGATTCCGGTTACGACGCTGAAGAAGGCGGACCATCGATCCCAGTCTCGCGCTGCGTACACACCTGGAGAGCTTGGTTCAGAAATTATCCAAGCGAGCGTTCCTCCCGCGGCGCCGGCCAACAGCAACAACAGAGCGCGACTCATTTAAGTCTCAAAACGAAACTGGATGGCACCAAATTGCACGGTGTCTCCAGCTCGGAGTTCCTGGGCTCCGTTGAGGCGTTGGCCGTTCACGAAGGTGCCGTTGGTGCTGCCAAGGTCTGTCACCGTAACCGCATCGCCAGTTCGAGAGATTTCAGCATGTCTTCTGGAAACCGTCGATTCGGTCGCGAGCGCAAGCTCGGCAGCGCCCTCCCGTCCGATAGTCGTCGCGCCATCGGGCACCAGCCAAGGCGTGCCATCGCGGACGAGTCTTGGGTTCGCAACCGGGGATACGGCTGCTGCTGCCGGGGTATCCGCAGGTGCCTCTCCGAGAATGATCTGTGCGGGCTGAGGCGTGGGCATCGGACCCGCTGGCACGATGTCCGGCTCGGGGTCATCGGCCGGGTCTGCGGGGATCTGGACGCCGACCTTCTCAAGCTTGGCGTTCAGCATGTCCGCGTTCTTGCGTGTGTAAACGAGAATGCCGTAGATCAACATGCCCGCCAAGCCAAGCCCGACGATGTACAGCAGGATGTTCCCCCCTGTGCTGGGTGGGGGAGAGGCAGGCGCGGGAGGCTCGGCTTTCTTGGCACCGGGATCGGTCGTAGCTGCCGCAGGGTCGACAGTGGCGACGGCGTCGGTCAGCGCAATGACAAGCGGCGCCCGGGCGGCAGGATCGAAGGGACCAAGCACATAGCTGACGGCGGGCGACACTTTGGATTCCTCGCCAACGTTGTATCGTGCCTGCAGGGTCATCTTTCCGGCCTTGACCGCGTAGAACGTGGCGACTCCCTGCCGGTCCGGTGAAAGAAGCTTGGATTGGGTGACATTGCCGGCGGTGAGATCGACGGTCGCGGCTGCAACGGGTTTTCCCTGGGACTCGCAGCGAACGCGGACCGAATAGTGATGGGTGTAATCGGCGTCGGTTACTTTCCAGCCCTTGCGAGCTACCGCCACTTTGCGGGTGGCCAGGGCATTGCGATCGACATCCCAGACGTGAACGTAATGCGTGTCGAGGGTGGATCCGTCGCCTACCGAAACACTTCCAGTGCTGCCTGACACCATGTTCTGGCCGGGAACATCGAACTCGCCGGCTGACACCCATGCCTGACGATTCGCGTTGTCTGGAAAGGTGATCGATATGGCGCCCTGAGCTTGGCATGCCTGGATCGCGGCAAAAGCAGACACCGCGACCGCCAATCGTCGAAGCATGCGCGAAAGTTTAGCCCGCATCATCGGTAGCCGCTAATCCCAACTGTATGAGCCGTCTTCCGGCATGACATCGGGTCTGGAGGGGAAACCCGTCTCGTTGAACTTGTCGTATCCCAAGCGAAGCTCTTTCCAGAAGTTTGCGTGCACCGGCAATCGTTTGACGGCTTCGGCAAAGGATTTGGTCTCGAACCGGCCCGGAAAAATGTGAACCTGAATCTGTCGCTGGCCCCGGTCTCGCGCCTGCTTGGCGACCGCGTAGATCTCCTCAATCTTCTTGTCGGTCATTGCCAGGCAGCCGATACTCACGTTGCTGCCGTGGATGAAGATGTCGCCGCCAGGATCCTCTTTGTCGCCCCGTATGCGGTCGGAACGATTCGGGTAGTCAATGCCGAGGGATAGGTGGTAGCGGCTGTTGGGGTTGAAACGGTCGATCAAGTAAAAGCCCTCAGGCACCTGGAGATCTCCCTGTTTCCGCTTCGGTCCGAGCTTTCCCGACATGCCGGCAATGGGATAGGTTTCGAGAAGCTTAAATGGCTTGCCGTCCTCGTTCGAGACCCACAGCTCAAGCTCCCTTTCGTGTTTAAAGGCGCGGATGAAGACCCGCATCTTAGCCCACTCGATACCGAGCTGTTTGGCTCTGGCCTTCAGTGGCTTTAGATTTGACGAGAAGCGGTCACTGGAACCTTGCCTTGCTGCCCACATGGTGGCGGCGAAGAGGACGGCCACGACTCCGATGCCAAGTTGCATTCTGTAAACCATGACTCAATGCACCTGCTTTCACAAGTGTAGATCGCTGAGCAGGGAGCAACCTCATCGCATCACAATGTAGGTTCGATGGAGTGGCTGGGCAACGTCGTTGACTTTTTCGTCCATCTCGACCGCCACCTCGACGAGCTCATTCGCAACTACGGAACGGGCACCTACGCCATCCTGTTCACGATTATCTTCCTGGAGACCGGATTGGTGATCATGCCGTTTCTCCCCGGTGATTCGCTGCTGTTCGCTGCGGGCATGCTGGCAAACCGCCCCAATGCCACCCTGGACCCGAACCTGTTGTTTCTGATCCTGAGCCTCGCCGCGATCTGTGGGGACAACGTGAATTATGCGATCGGGAAATACCTGGGACCCCGGCTCTTTCGGAACGCTGATTCGAGGTTTTTCAAACGAGAGCATCTGGACAAGACCCACGCCTTCTTCGAACGGTATGGCGGCAAGACGATCATCGTGGCCCGTTTTGTGCCGATCGTCCGAACGCTGGCGCCGTTCGTGGCGGGTCTCGGAACGATGACTTACGGCCGCTTCATCGGATACAGCATTTTCGCCGCGTTTTTCTGGGTCGGCGTCTGCATGTATGCCGGATTTTTCTTCGGGGCGATACCTTGGGTGCGAGACAATTTTGCCGCCGCCATCATGATCATCGTGGCCGCCAGCGTCATTCCTGCCGTCATCAAGATCCTTCACTCCCGTCGTGCGAAAAGCGTCGTATCAGCTCGGCGAGATGCGGAAATTGCCGAATCAGCTCACCTTGAGGCGGCATCGACCAATCCTCAAAGTCAAACCCCGGAATGACGGTGCACCCGCACAGGGCCCACTGATCGTCGCGGCACCAAGTCGCCTGCAGACACTCAGCGGGCACGAGTTCGAAAGGGCGCTCCCCCTGCTCCAAGTTTTGCCCCAGCCGGCGGGACTCGTGGTGGCCCTCGGTGTCGACGACTTCCAGGGTGGCGCCTTCGCCACTATAGTAGTGCCAAAGCTCGTCGGACTTCACCTTATGCCAGGCAAGGACTCCGCTTGGCGGGACCAACACGTAAATTGAGGTCCCGGCAGATCGATCGCCGTTCCTTCGGTCGGAACGATAGATTTCCCGGAAGAATCCACCTTCAGGATGGGGCTGCAACTCAAGCAGTTCGACCAAGCGTTGCCAATCGGATGCGGGCACGCGATGAGTATGGCGAAAGGGCTACTTCTTCGCGGCCTGTTCCCTAGCAGGCACCTGGACGACAGCTTGGGTCGGCGCCTCTCGTGCGTCCCGGACAATGCTGCGGGTAACCCGATTCACTTCTTCGCAGGCCTCGGGCACGATTTTGCAGATGACGTTCTTCCCTCGACGCGACATCGTGATGAGTCCGGCCATTCGGAGCTCTTTGAGGTGGAAGGAGACCTTGGAACTCACTCGTGGCGCACCCGTGATGAAACAGCAGATCTCACCGACGGTTGCCCCGCTCTCGGACCGGATTGCCCGCTCGGTCTCGTCGTGGAGGGACAGGAGGTATGCGAAGATGCGAAGCCTGGTTGGATCGCCCAGCGCTTTGAACATCGCGGCAATCCGCTCCGGCGACTCCATGGCCCACTAGTCTACATGGTCTTAAGAGTCGGTTAACGTCTCAAGACGTTTTCTTTGGTGAAAAACCTTGCATTCGGGATTCCCGTGCCGTGTCAGAAATCCGCGAATGCCAGGCGAGCGAACCCATAGCGGAGATCCAATGGCCGAATCCGTGGGCATTTTTACACGTTCTTAATGAATTTATAGCGCTCTGGCATAGGCCTTCCCTCAACGCCGTTATCGAATTTTCGTTGGATTGAGCCGGCAAACAGAAGGTGTTTCCATGTCATTTGGATGCAAATGACGCACTTACCGGCCATTCCACGTCGCTAACTACCTGTGCGACGAGGGCTCCGGACCATGCCAGCCGTATTCAGGGCCGCTTCTGGCTAAACTCCAGCTCGGTAGTACCAATGTTTCAAGTTATGTTGAAGTGTAGTTTAAACGTATCTTTAGAACTCTCTTCAGGAATGGGTTGTGAGAGGCCATACATGATAAAACAGCGCGCGTTCGCCTCGGTTGAAATACTTGTACATCGCCAATGGACTTCTTCTGCCGCGAAAGCGACGCACGATCGATCCGATGAACGTTGTTCCCAAGAGCTCGGTAGACGGAATCGCCGAGACCATCAAGATCGCTCCCATGTCCGAGGTGATTCCCTGTATCAACGACACGTCCGGGGCGTCCGGCCAAGCGTACAAGACGCACCGATCGATGAACGCGATCAAGATGCTGGATGGCTCGCCTTTCGTCGGTGAGAACGTGAACCAGATCGGCAAGGACTACTATGCGGTAACCAATGTGGAAGCCGAGCAAACCTTCGACAAGTGCGCCAAAGACTCCGCCAACGGCCTCTTGCACATCGCGTACATCGCTCGGGCCACCGACACCAGGGCGGCGCGGTTTACATCTATGCGGATACCCACGCCAAGTTCGAGAAGCTCGCCAAAACGCTCGATCCGAACCGGTGGCAGTGGGGAAAGCGCGCCTATACTGCGGGCGGCGGCAGGATCTTCAAGAGCGGAACCTCCGAAGAAGTCCAGTAAATTGGCCAATTCTGGAATAGTCCTCGGCGAAAATGCCGGGGACTTTTCTTGGTCCGAGCCTGCTGCGGGGTAGGAATCTGACCACGCCAAAGTCTATAATAGGAAGGTCCCGCGCCCCATGTTCAACCTGCTTCCGGCCCTCATCCTGCTGATGCTGCAGGCTCCAGGCTCCCCGATGGTGGAGCCGGGTCAGCCGGCTTGGAAGACGATTATCGGCGCACAGGCACTGGCGGACACCGATGGCGACGCGTTCGATGCAGAGGCGCCCGTGGCGTCAGTATCGTCCGTCGTAACTCTACTTCGGTGGTGCGCGTTCATAGCGCTTCTGGGAAACGAGCTTGCTGCCGAGCAGGATCAGCCCACCATATCGGAGGCGCCTCAGCGTCGCTGTTCTGAGCCGCAAAGGGGATCGCTTGAACCGGGCTTTCTAACCCCCGGCCGTACCCGCGACGGCCCAGTGCTCGCTTGAATCACATTCGTCCGACGCGCCTTGGTGCGCGTCCCAGTGCGTTCAACGAGCATTTACTATGGTTAGCTTTCTAAGAAAATTATTTGACACAAGCGAAAAGGACGTCAAGGTCCTTCAACCCATCGTCGACCAGATCAACGGCCTAGAACCTTCGATCCAAGCCCTCTCCGATGAAGAACTTCGAGCCAAGGCCCAAGAGCTGAGGGTTCGAGCGCGCGGCGGTGAGGCATTGGACGATCTGTTGCCGGAGACGTTTGCCATCGTTCGCGAGGTGAGCCGCCGTACCCTCGGGATGCGGCAGTTCGACGTCCAGTTGCTGGGCAGCATGGTTCTGCACCAGGGACGGATCTCCGAAATGAAGACTGGCGAAGGCAAGACGCTTGTCGCCGTTGCAGCGATGGTCCTCAATGCCTTAAGCGGCCACGGCGCCCACCTCGTGACGGTCAATGACTACCTGGCCCGTCGCGACGCGGTCTGGATGGGACCGATCTACCACTTCATGGGCCTTACCGTTGGCATCATCCAAGGCCAGGGCGCCGATTCGGATGAGCTCGGTGGCAGTTACCGATATGCACCAGGTGCTCTCCACGACGACCCGCGCTACCTGAACCTCGTACCCTGCAGTCGGCGCGAGGCATACGAGTGCGACATCACCTACGGCACCAACCACGAGTTCGGGTTCGACTATCTGCGAGACAACATGGCGTTCGACAAGGACGACCTCGTGATGACCGAGCTGCACTACGCCATCATCGACGAGGTCGACTCGATTCTGATCGACGAAGCTCGTACGCCTCACATCATCAGCGGCCCTTCGATGGAGGATGTTTCGGTTTACAAGGAAGTCGACAAGGTCGTGCGCACCATGAAGGAGGAGATCCACTACACCTCCGACAAGAAGAACCACCAAGCAAGCCTTACCGAAGAAGGCATGGACTATGTGGAGCAGCAGATGTCGATCGACAACATCGCGAGCGACCCCAAGATCTTTCACCACGTGAACGCCTCGGTCAAGGCGTATGCGATCTTCCAGAAGGACGTCGACTACGTCGTTCGCAACAACGAAGTCGTGATCGTCGACGAGAACACGGGCCGGATGATGTTCGGTCGCCGATACTCGGACGGCCTTCACCAGGCGCTTGAGGCAAAGGAAGGGGTACCCGTCCAACGCGAAAGCCAAACGGTGGCGGTCATCACGTTCCAGAACCTCTTCCGCCTCTACGAAAAGCTTGCGGGAATGACCGGTACGGCCAAGACCGAGGAAGACGAATTCAGAAAGATCTATGGCCTGGACGTCGTCACGATTCCGACCCATCGGCCGATGATCCGAACGGACAACGAGGACACGGTCTACAAATCGATGGATGCCAAGTTCCGTGGCATCGCGCGCGAGATCATGCGCCTGTACACCAAGCAGCAGCCGGTGCTGGTTGGAACGAGATCGATCGAAATGTCGGAGATGGTCTCCCACCAGCTGTCGGCCGATATGCTGCAGCGATTGCTCCTGGCCGATCGCCTATTCGAGATCAAGGAGACGGGCAAGGACTTCTCAAAAGACATCCGGAAGGAGATCGATGCGATCGTCACCCAGCCGCTGACCGAGATCAATCGCCAGGCGCTCTCCCAACTTCTTTCCCAGTGCGATTTGCCCGGCGACCCCTTCGCCAAGGTCCACTATGATTGGTACCTGTCGAAGTATCAAATCCCGGCCGAGAACGAGACTTACCTGGATGAGGCGCTCCGGCACGGCATCCCGCACAACATTCTCAACGCGAAATTCCACGAGCGGGAAGCTCTGATCATTGCCGAAGCCGGTAGAAAGGGCGCGGTGACGATCGCCACCAACATGGCCGGCCGCGGCGTCGACATCTTGCTCGGTGGCCGTGTGGCAGACGAGCAAGTTGAGCGGTCTCGCGACAGCTCCGGCGACGAGGCGTTTGAGAACTACCACGATTCCACCTTTGCGAGCTTCCGCCGTGGAGGGAAGGAGCGCGCTGCTCCGCCACTCCCCCTCGATAACCAGGAGCGGGCGGGTCTGGCTGAGCAAGTACGCGCGCTTGGCGGCCTCTATATCTTGGGCACCGAGCGGCACGAGAGCCGCCGAATCGACAACCAGCTTCGCGGTCGCGCAGGCCGACAAGGAGATCCGGGCGAATCGAAGTTCTTTGTCTCACTGGAAGATCAGCTCTGGAAGATCTTCAACGCGAAGATGCTCGAGAATCCGTTGCTGAAGGGTTGGCCGCCGCTCGAAGAAGTCAAAGCGGGCTTTCTCACAAAGATGATCCTGA contains:
- the dedA gene encoding Protein DedA; translated protein: MEWLGNVVDFFVHLDRHLDELIRNYGTGTYAILFTIIFLETGLVIMPFLPGDSLLFAAGMLANRPNATLDPNLLFLILSLAAICGDNVNYAIGKYLGPRLFRNADSRFFKREHLDKTHAFFERYGGKTIIVARFVPIVRTLAPFVAGLGTMTYGRFIGYSIFAAFFWVGVCMYAGFFFGAIPWVRDNFAAAIMIIVAASVIPAVIKILHSRRAKSVVSARRDAEIAESAHLEAASTNPQSQTPE
- the secA gene encoding Protein translocase subunit SecA, which translates into the protein MVSFLRKLFDTSEKDVKVLQPIVDQINGLEPSIQALSDEELRAKAQELRVRARGGEALDDLLPETFAIVREVSRRTLGMRQFDVQLLGSMVLHQGRISEMKTGEGKTLVAVAAMVLNALSGHGAHLVTVNDYLARRDAVWMGPIYHFMGLTVGIIQGQGADSDELGGSYRYAPGALHDDPRYLNLVPCSRREAYECDITYGTNHEFGFDYLRDNMAFDKDDLVMTELHYAIIDEVDSILIDEARTPHIISGPSMEDVSVYKEVDKVVRTMKEEIHYTSDKKNHQASLTEEGMDYVEQQMSIDNIASDPKIFHHVNASVKAYAIFQKDVDYVVRNNEVVIVDENTGRMMFGRRYSDGLHQALEAKEGVPVQRESQTVAVITFQNLFRLYEKLAGMTGTAKTEEDEFRKIYGLDVVTIPTHRPMIRTDNEDTVYKSMDAKFRGIAREIMRLYTKQQPVLVGTRSIEMSEMVSHQLSADMLQRLLLADRLFEIKETGKDFSKDIRKEIDAIVTQPLTEINRQALSQLLSQCDLPGDPFAKVHYDWYLSKYQIPAENETYLDEALRHGIPHNILNAKFHEREALIIAEAGRKGAVTIATNMAGRGVDILLGGRVADEQVERSRDSSGDEAFENYHDSTFASFRRGGKERAAPPLPLDNQERAGLAEQVRALGGLYILGTERHESRRIDNQLRGRAGRQGDPGESKFFVSLEDQLWKIFNAKMLENPLLKGWPPLEEVKAGFLTKMILKTQERIENHFFEARKHVLEYDDVLNSQREHIYGMRRDLLLGIANPRQYLIQGIDEVIEEAVNTSWGHDEGGAPIFEDTELYNSVNEIFPLIDYATIQDLEKFDPGPELIEELQRLAHQAYKDKTESLGEDLMTKVEQQVMLRAVNDQWMDHLQVVEYIREGIGLRGYGQVDPLVAYKRETFELFEQTQRRIRDQAVRMIFRAQVRADAPQAEEEPEVQMMRMDEAPASNGSANGEFPSGIDPTRVGRNDPCPCGSGKKFKSCHYPLLRAQGVI